A genomic segment from Variovorax paradoxus B4 encodes:
- a CDS encoding amino acid synthesis family protein, whose amino-acid sequence MIDIRRVFTHVEHIHHEFGPRADTPLVRGAIGAVLTNPFAGRYEPDILPMMALLDPVGVDMAHKLHAAMDVPLEQIATYGKGAIVGAAGELEHGALWHVPGGYAMRELLGWKGDRAAYTAGKAEEKTGQPGNALSIVPSTKKVGPPGAALDVPLTNINASYVRGQFDAIEVRVPGAPAADEIVFILAMSTGYRVHARVGGLLAKDISKWDGLR is encoded by the coding sequence ATGATCGATATACGCCGCGTCTTCACCCATGTCGAGCACATCCACCACGAGTTCGGGCCGCGCGCCGACACCCCGTTGGTGCGCGGTGCCATCGGCGCGGTGCTGACCAATCCGTTTGCGGGCCGCTACGAGCCCGACATCCTGCCGATGATGGCGCTGCTCGACCCGGTGGGCGTCGACATGGCGCACAAGCTGCATGCCGCCATGGACGTGCCGCTCGAGCAGATCGCCACCTACGGCAAGGGCGCCATCGTCGGCGCCGCCGGCGAGCTCGAGCACGGCGCGCTCTGGCACGTGCCCGGCGGCTATGCCATGCGCGAACTGCTCGGCTGGAAGGGCGACCGCGCGGCCTACACCGCGGGCAAGGCCGAGGAAAAAACCGGCCAGCCCGGCAATGCGCTTTCCATCGTGCCCTCGACCAAGAAGGTCGGCCCGCCCGGCGCCGCGCTCGACGTGCCGCTCACCAACATCAACGCCAGCTACGTGCGCGGCCAGTTCGACGCCATCGAGGTGCGCGTGCCCGGCGCGCCGGCGGCCGACGAGATCGTCTTCATCCTCGCGATGAGCACCGGCTACCGCGTGCATGCACGCGTCGGCGGCCTGCTCGCGAAAGACATCAGCAAATGGGACGGCCTGCGCTGA
- a CDS encoding glycosyltransferase family 2 protein has protein sequence MTDDNPSAAARAPIRIAAVIPCYNEALSIAQVVAQFRAALPEAEIHVFDNNSTDDTAAIARASGATVTHVAAPGKGNVVRRMFADVEADVYVTVDGDATYDVASAPRLVDALVEGNLDMVVGCRVDDGRNALTYRAGHRFGNRLLTGAVAQLFGGGLTDMLSGYRVFSRRYAKSFPALSHGFEIETELTVHALELRMPHAEVDTAYSTRPEGSHSKLSTYRDGWRILKTICKLFISERPLQFFSILAALLAAGAIVLAIPLLITYLHTGLVPRLPTAVLATGAMLAAMLSMVCGVVMHAIRLGRREAKRLRYLAIPGVRHRAAK, from the coding sequence ATGACCGACGACAACCCATCCGCCGCAGCACGCGCCCCGATCCGCATCGCGGCGGTGATCCCCTGCTACAACGAGGCGCTGTCGATCGCACAGGTGGTCGCGCAATTCCGCGCGGCGCTGCCGGAGGCCGAGATCCACGTCTTCGACAACAACTCGACCGACGACACGGCCGCCATCGCACGCGCGAGCGGCGCCACGGTCACGCACGTGGCGGCACCCGGCAAGGGCAACGTCGTGCGACGCATGTTCGCCGACGTCGAGGCCGACGTGTACGTGACGGTCGACGGAGACGCCACCTACGACGTGGCCAGCGCGCCCCGGCTGGTGGATGCGCTGGTGGAAGGCAACCTCGACATGGTGGTGGGCTGCCGTGTCGACGATGGGCGCAACGCGCTCACCTACCGCGCCGGCCACCGCTTCGGCAACCGGCTGCTCACCGGTGCCGTGGCGCAGCTGTTCGGCGGCGGCCTGACCGACATGCTCTCGGGTTACCGCGTGTTCTCGCGGCGCTATGCGAAGTCGTTCCCGGCGCTTTCGCACGGCTTCGAGATCGAGACCGAGCTCACGGTGCACGCGCTCGAACTGCGCATGCCCCACGCCGAGGTCGACACCGCCTACAGCACGCGGCCCGAAGGCTCGCACAGCAAGCTCTCGACCTACCGCGACGGCTGGCGCATCCTGAAGACGATCTGCAAGCTGTTCATCAGCGAGCGGCCGCTGCAGTTCTTCTCGATCCTTGCGGCGTTGCTTGCGGCAGGCGCGATCGTGCTGGCCATTCCGCTGCTGATCACCTACCTGCACACCGGCCTGGTGCCCCGGCTGCCCACGGCGGTGCTCGCGACCGGCGCGATGCTGGCCGCCATGCTGTCGATGGTGTGCGGCGTCGTGATGCACGCCATCAGGCTCGGCCGCCGCGAGGCCAAGCGCCTGCGTTACCTGGCGATCCCGGGCGTGCGCCACCGCGCCGCGAAATGA
- a CDS encoding ferredoxin--NADP reductase produces the protein MSAFSEERVLSVHHWTDRLFTFTTTRDPALRFSNGHFTMIGLKVNNKPLLRAYSIVSPNYEEHLEFLSIKVEEGPLTSKLQHIQVGDTIIVGRKPTGTLLIDYTLPGKRLYLFGTGTGLAPFMSIIRDPDTYEKFEKVILVHGVRQVDELAYHDLVTDHLPKHEFLGEMVAKQLLYYPTVTREEFRNQGRITDLIETNKLTDDLGLPPLNPLEDRVMLCGSPGLLVDLKHILEKRGFKEGNTSTPGDFVVERAFAEK, from the coding sequence ATGAGTGCTTTCAGCGAAGAACGCGTCCTGAGCGTCCACCACTGGACCGACCGCCTGTTCACCTTCACCACCACGCGCGACCCGGCGCTGCGCTTCTCGAACGGTCATTTCACGATGATCGGCCTGAAGGTCAACAACAAGCCCCTGCTGCGCGCCTACAGCATCGTGAGCCCGAACTACGAGGAGCATCTCGAGTTCCTGAGCATCAAGGTGGAAGAAGGCCCGCTCACCTCGAAGCTGCAGCACATCCAGGTGGGCGACACCATCATCGTCGGCCGCAAGCCCACCGGCACGCTGCTGATCGACTACACGCTGCCCGGCAAGCGCCTCTACCTGTTCGGCACGGGCACGGGCCTCGCACCGTTCATGAGCATCATCCGCGACCCGGACACCTACGAGAAGTTCGAGAAGGTCATCCTGGTGCACGGCGTGCGCCAGGTCGACGAGCTGGCCTACCACGACCTCGTGACCGACCACCTGCCCAAGCACGAGTTCCTGGGCGAGATGGTTGCCAAGCAGCTGCTCTACTACCCGACGGTCACGCGCGAGGAGTTCCGCAACCAGGGCCGCATCACCGACCTGATCGAGACCAACAAGCTCACCGACGACCTCGGCCTGCCCCCGCTCAATCCGCTGGAAGACCGCGTGATGCTGTGCGGCAGCCCCGGCCTGCTGGTGGACCTGAAGCACATCCTGGAGAAGCGCGGGTTCAAGGAAGGCAACACTTCGACGCCGGGCGACTTCGTCGTCGAACGCGCGTTCGCGGAAAAGTAA
- a CDS encoding ABC transporter substrate-binding protein, with protein sequence MNPLRHVFSAAAVATLATALVPAHAQGVIKIGEVNSYKAQPAFLEPYKKGMELAVEEINAKGGVNGRKVELITRDDNANPGDAVRVAEELVAREKIDVLTGTFLSNTGLAVADFAKQKKIFFLAGEPLTDKMTWQGGNEYTFRLRPGTYMQAAMLVPEAAKLKKKRWAVVYPNYEYGQSAVAAFKTLLKAAQPDVEFVAEQAPPLGKVDAGAVVQALADAKPDAVFNVLFGADLSKFVREGNTRGLFKDRTVVSVLTGEPEYLDPLKDETPNGWIVTGYPWYGIQTPEHKAFFLAYHGKYKDYPRLGSVVGYSMIKSVAAGIEKAKGTETPKLVAAFKGLQVDTPFGKISYRAEDHQSTMGAFVGKTKNENGKGVMVDYTYFDGAKFQPSAADVKKSRAAD encoded by the coding sequence ATGAACCCATTGCGTCACGTCTTCAGCGCCGCGGCCGTTGCCACGCTGGCCACCGCCCTCGTTCCTGCCCATGCCCAGGGCGTGATCAAGATCGGCGAGGTCAACAGCTACAAGGCCCAGCCCGCCTTCCTCGAGCCCTACAAGAAGGGCATGGAGCTGGCCGTGGAAGAGATCAACGCCAAGGGCGGGGTCAACGGCCGCAAGGTCGAGCTCATCACGCGCGACGACAACGCCAACCCCGGCGACGCGGTGCGCGTGGCCGAGGAGCTGGTGGCGCGCGAGAAGATCGACGTGCTCACCGGCACCTTCCTGTCGAACACCGGCCTGGCCGTGGCCGACTTCGCCAAGCAGAAGAAGATCTTCTTCCTGGCCGGCGAACCGCTGACCGACAAGATGACCTGGCAGGGCGGCAACGAATACACCTTCCGCCTGCGCCCCGGCACCTACATGCAGGCCGCGATGCTGGTGCCCGAAGCGGCCAAGCTCAAGAAGAAGCGCTGGGCCGTCGTCTACCCCAACTACGAATACGGCCAGTCGGCCGTGGCCGCGTTCAAGACGCTCCTGAAGGCCGCACAGCCCGACGTCGAGTTCGTCGCCGAGCAGGCGCCGCCGCTCGGCAAGGTCGATGCGGGGGCGGTGGTGCAGGCGCTGGCCGATGCCAAGCCCGATGCGGTCTTCAACGTGCTGTTCGGCGCCGACCTTTCCAAGTTCGTGCGCGAAGGCAACACCCGCGGCCTCTTCAAGGACCGCACGGTGGTGAGCGTCCTGACCGGCGAGCCCGAGTACCTCGACCCGCTCAAGGACGAGACGCCCAACGGCTGGATCGTGACCGGCTACCCCTGGTACGGCATCCAGACGCCTGAGCACAAGGCCTTCTTCCTCGCATACCACGGCAAGTACAAGGACTACCCGCGCCTCGGTTCGGTGGTTGGCTACAGCATGATCAAGTCGGTGGCGGCCGGCATCGAGAAGGCCAAGGGCACCGAGACGCCGAAGCTCGTCGCCGCCTTCAAGGGCCTGCAGGTCGACACCCCGTTCGGCAAGATCAGCTACCGCGCCGAAGACCACCAGTCGACCATGGGCGCCTTCGTCGGCAAGACGAAGAACGAGAACGGCAAGGGCGTGATGGTCGACTACACCTACTTCGACGGCGCCAAGTTCCAGCCGAGCGCCGCCGACGTGAAGAAATCGCGCGCTGCAGACTGA
- a CDS encoding ABC transporter ATP-binding protein → MTLLKVDNLGKSFGGVKAVDGISFELKAGELLALIGPNGAGKSTTFNMVNGQLKADQGSIVFDGHELVGQKPREIWRKGVGRTFQIAETFASLTVAENVQMAMLSHDGKLFSMWRRAADHKRDEALALLDQVGMKAQADRPCSELAYGDVKRVELAIAMANAPKLLLMDEPTAGMAPKERNSLMALTKELVVQRGLAVLFTEHSMDVVFAYADRMIVLARGRLIAQGKPLEIRDHPKVQEVYFGSGKTFEKIAEKAAEVNAAVGAAA, encoded by the coding sequence ATGACCCTTCTCAAAGTAGACAACCTGGGCAAATCCTTCGGCGGCGTCAAAGCCGTCGACGGCATCAGCTTCGAGCTGAAGGCCGGCGAGCTGCTGGCCCTCATCGGCCCGAACGGCGCCGGCAAGTCCACCACCTTCAACATGGTCAATGGCCAGCTCAAGGCCGACCAGGGTTCGATCGTGTTCGACGGCCACGAGCTCGTGGGCCAGAAGCCCCGCGAGATCTGGCGCAAGGGCGTGGGCCGCACCTTCCAGATCGCCGAAACCTTTGCGTCGCTCACCGTTGCCGAGAACGTGCAGATGGCGATGCTCTCCCACGACGGCAAGCTGTTCTCGATGTGGCGCCGCGCGGCGGACCACAAGCGCGACGAGGCGCTGGCGCTGCTCGACCAGGTCGGCATGAAGGCGCAGGCCGACCGGCCCTGCAGCGAGCTCGCCTACGGTGACGTCAAGCGCGTGGAGCTCGCGATCGCGATGGCCAATGCGCCCAAGCTGCTGCTGATGGACGAGCCCACTGCCGGCATGGCGCCGAAGGAACGCAATTCGCTGATGGCGCTGACCAAGGAACTCGTGGTCCAGCGCGGCCTGGCCGTGCTGTTCACCGAGCACAGCATGGACGTGGTGTTCGCCTACGCCGACCGCATGATCGTGCTGGCCCGCGGCCGCCTGATCGCGCAGGGCAAGCCGCTCGAGATCCGCGACCACCCGAAGGTGCAGGAGGTGTACTTCGGCAGCGGCAAGACCTTCGAGAAGATTGCAGAGAAAGCCGCCGAAGTGAACGCGGCAGTAGGAGCAGCGGCATGA
- a CDS encoding UPF0280 family protein codes for MTAQRSALDKNRWHFNHGPIDVVAEAHGDPYAVAAAHDAAWARFGHVLDELVRELPLLRLPVTDNMRPRGVVARRMWDACAAFAPMFITPMAAVAGSVAQELIAFYERPGIERAWINNGGDIALHLAPGHSARVGVYADLARFDWRDGGILTTDGQFEIGAEQPVRGVATSGWRGRSFSLGIADSVTVLAATAAQADAAATVIANAVDVDDAAIRRRPASECKDDSDLGDTLVTVDVPPLAPSQVKNALDAGAVCAKALQKGGLVWAALLVCQGQWRLVEPLCSKVLPRAPSDAVGSVFA; via the coding sequence ATGACCGCCCAACGCAGCGCGCTCGACAAGAACCGCTGGCACTTCAACCACGGCCCGATCGACGTCGTGGCCGAGGCGCACGGCGATCCGTACGCCGTTGCCGCCGCGCACGACGCGGCCTGGGCGCGCTTCGGCCATGTGCTGGACGAGCTGGTGCGCGAGCTGCCGCTGCTGCGCCTGCCCGTGACCGACAACATGCGTCCACGCGGCGTGGTCGCCAGGCGCATGTGGGATGCCTGTGCCGCGTTCGCGCCGATGTTCATCACGCCGATGGCAGCCGTGGCCGGTTCGGTGGCGCAGGAACTGATCGCGTTCTACGAACGCCCTGGCATCGAGCGGGCCTGGATCAACAACGGCGGCGACATCGCGCTGCACCTCGCACCAGGCCATTCGGCGCGCGTGGGTGTCTACGCCGACCTTGCGCGCTTCGACTGGCGTGACGGCGGCATCCTCACCACCGACGGCCAGTTCGAGATCGGGGCCGAGCAGCCGGTGCGCGGCGTGGCCACCAGCGGCTGGCGCGGGCGCAGCTTTTCATTGGGCATTGCCGACAGCGTGACGGTCCTGGCCGCCACGGCGGCACAGGCCGATGCCGCCGCCACCGTGATTGCCAATGCGGTCGACGTGGACGATGCCGCCATCCGGCGGCGCCCCGCCAGCGAATGCAAGGACGATAGCGACCTGGGCGACACCCTGGTCACGGTCGACGTGCCGCCGCTGGCGCCTTCGCAGGTGAAAAACGCGCTCGACGCCGGCGCCGTGTGCGCCAAGGCGCTGCAAAAAGGGGGGCTCGTCTGGGCCGCTCTGCTCGTTTGCCAGGGGCAGTGGCGACTTGTCGAACCCTTATGCTCGAAGGTGCTGCCCAGGGCGCCGTCCGATGCAGTTGGTTCAGTATTTGCTTAA
- a CDS encoding ABC transporter permease, producing the protein MSLSSLLLQFLTGLSSASSLFLVGAGLSLIFGVTRIVNFAHGSFFMVGIYLAYTLVEKLGTLGFWPAVLIAALAVGVIGALIEMVLLRRIYKSPELFQLLATFALVLVIKDAVLYVWGPDELLGPRAPGLSGSVDILGRQFPTYDLFLIVVGPVVLGLMWLLLTRTRWGTLVRAATQDREMVSALGVNQAWLFTAVFALGATLAALGGALQLPREPATLAMDLNTIGAAFVVVVVGGMGSIPGAYVAALLLSEIKAVCIWLGVVEIFGYSVSFSKLTLVVDFIVMAIVLVWRPWGLLGRPQAPSRYVGMQEEPLRRASKGYLWLVAALGLALMAMPLLTADSPYTTVLMIDLLIAALFAASLHFIMGPAGMHSFGHAAYFGLGAYGAALLVRASGMPMELALIVAPLVAAIGAFVYGWFAVRLSGVYLAMLTLAFAQITWAVVYQWDSFTGGSNGLTGVWPSEWLSDKRTYYWLTLVLVAAGILMLRRVLFSPFGYALRAGRDSVLRADAIGIDVKRMQWTAFVIAGAAAGLAGSLYAFSKGSISPESLSVDKSVDGLVMVLLGGIQTLAGPVVGAVTFSWLHDTVARNTDYWRATLGAIILLLVLLFPQGIAGFAKQLSERWLRGRRRPEVDVGLKEKRT; encoded by the coding sequence ATGAGCCTCTCGTCCCTGCTGCTTCAGTTCCTCACCGGGCTGTCGTCGGCTTCGTCGCTGTTCCTCGTGGGGGCCGGCCTTTCGTTGATCTTCGGCGTCACGCGCATCGTCAACTTTGCGCATGGCTCCTTCTTCATGGTGGGCATCTACCTCGCCTACACATTGGTCGAGAAGCTCGGCACGCTGGGCTTCTGGCCGGCCGTGCTGATCGCCGCGCTCGCGGTGGGCGTGATCGGCGCGCTGATCGAGATGGTGCTGCTGCGCCGCATCTACAAGTCGCCCGAGCTGTTCCAGCTGCTGGCCACTTTTGCACTGGTGCTCGTCATCAAGGATGCGGTGCTCTATGTCTGGGGGCCGGACGAACTGCTCGGCCCGCGCGCGCCGGGCCTGTCGGGCTCGGTCGACATCCTGGGCCGTCAGTTTCCGACCTACGACCTGTTCCTGATCGTCGTCGGTCCGGTGGTGCTCGGCCTCATGTGGCTGCTGCTCACACGCACCCGCTGGGGCACGCTGGTGCGCGCTGCCACGCAGGACCGCGAGATGGTCAGCGCACTGGGCGTGAACCAGGCCTGGCTGTTCACCGCCGTGTTCGCGCTGGGCGCCACGCTCGCGGCGCTGGGCGGTGCGCTGCAGCTGCCGCGCGAACCGGCCACGCTCGCGATGGACCTCAACACCATCGGTGCGGCCTTCGTGGTGGTGGTGGTGGGCGGCATGGGCTCGATTCCCGGTGCGTACGTGGCGGCGCTGCTGCTCTCCGAAATCAAGGCGGTCTGCATCTGGCTTGGCGTGGTCGAGATCTTCGGCTACAGCGTATCGTTCTCCAAGCTCACGCTGGTGGTCGATTTCATCGTGATGGCCATCGTGCTGGTGTGGCGCCCCTGGGGCCTGCTCGGCCGTCCGCAGGCGCCCAGCCGCTACGTGGGCATGCAGGAAGAGCCGCTGCGGCGCGCGAGCAAGGGCTACCTGTGGCTCGTCGCCGCGCTCGGGCTCGCGCTCATGGCGATGCCGCTGCTCACGGCCGATTCGCCCTACACCACGGTGCTGATGATCGACCTGCTGATCGCGGCGCTGTTCGCGGCCAGCCTGCACTTCATCATGGGCCCGGCCGGCATGCACTCGTTCGGCCATGCGGCCTACTTCGGGCTGGGTGCCTACGGTGCCGCGTTGCTGGTGCGTGCGAGCGGCATGCCGATGGAACTCGCGCTCATCGTCGCGCCGCTGGTCGCCGCCATCGGCGCTTTCGTCTACGGCTGGTTCGCGGTGCGGCTTTCGGGCGTGTACCTTGCGATGCTCACGCTGGCCTTCGCGCAGATCACCTGGGCCGTGGTCTACCAGTGGGATTCGTTCACCGGCGGCAGCAACGGGCTCACCGGCGTCTGGCCTTCGGAGTGGCTGTCGGACAAGCGCACCTATTACTGGCTCACGCTGGTGCTGGTGGCAGCGGGCATCCTGATGCTGCGCCGCGTGCTGTTCTCGCCGTTCGGCTATGCGCTGCGCGCGGGGCGCGATTCGGTGCTGCGGGCCGATGCCATCGGCATCGACGTCAAGCGCATGCAATGGACCGCTTTTGTCATCGCGGGGGCCGCGGCCGGACTGGCCGGGTCGCTCTACGCTTTTTCCAAGGGCAGCATCTCGCCTGAAAGCCTGAGTGTGGACAAGTCGGTCGATGGGCTGGTGATGGTGCTGCTGGGCGGTATCCAGACGCTGGCGGGGCCGGTGGTGGGCGCTGTCACGTTCAGCTGGCTGCATGACACGGTGGCGCGCAATACCGATTACTGGCGGGCCACTCTGGGGGCGATCATCTTGCTGTTGGTGCTGCTGTTTCCGCAGGGGATTGCCGGGTTTGCCAAGCAGTTGAGCGAGCGCTGGCTGCGCGGGCGTCGCCGTCCGGAGGTGGATGTTGGTTTGAAGGAGAAGCGGACGTGA
- a CDS encoding TetR/AcrR family transcriptional regulator, translated as MERKPAATKPQRRTGVREAAAQATRDSILKAATKVFAKYGYDGGSVEKISKAAKSYDRMIYYYFGSKEGLFIAVLEGIYKRMDDAEAAIALDASRPVEALTEVIRFVLGYYRKNPEFVTLLNTENLHKGRHISKSLRAREYSSRAVAIIAEILASGAAQGLFRKNLIARDIYLLIASTGYFYTSNRHTLTAFLGEPLESPEAITHWEDFVIETVLRTVRADEAQDNNIPPHDEDNTKWQKSQPAASRARSSSRT; from the coding sequence ATGGAACGCAAGCCCGCTGCCACCAAGCCCCAGCGCCGCACCGGCGTGCGCGAGGCCGCGGCGCAGGCCACGCGCGACAGCATCCTGAAGGCGGCGACCAAGGTGTTCGCCAAGTACGGCTACGACGGCGGCAGCGTGGAGAAGATCTCCAAGGCAGCCAAGTCGTACGACCGCATGATCTACTACTACTTCGGCAGCAAGGAAGGCCTCTTCATCGCGGTGCTCGAAGGCATCTACAAGCGCATGGACGACGCCGAGGCCGCCATCGCGCTCGACGCCTCGCGGCCCGTGGAGGCGCTCACCGAGGTCATCCGCTTCGTGCTGGGCTACTACCGCAAGAACCCCGAGTTCGTGACGCTCCTGAACACCGAGAACCTGCACAAGGGCCGGCACATCTCGAAGTCGCTGCGGGCGCGCGAATACTCGTCGCGCGCGGTGGCGATCATTGCCGAGATCCTCGCCAGCGGCGCGGCCCAGGGCCTGTTCCGCAAGAACCTGATCGCACGCGACATCTACCTGCTGATCGCCTCCACCGGCTACTTCTACACCTCGAACCGGCACACGCTCACGGCCTTCCTCGGCGAGCCGCTGGAGTCGCCCGAGGCGATCACGCACTGGGAAGACTTCGTGATCGAGACCGTGCTGCGCACCGTGCGCGCGGACGAGGCGCAGGACAACAACATCCCACCCCACGACGAGGACAACACGAAATGGCAGAAATCGCAGCCGGCGGCAAGTCGGGCAAGGTCGTCATCAAGAACATAG
- a CDS encoding amidohydrolase family protein has translation MAEIAAGGKSGKVVIKNIGLLLSGDIDKPILDADTIVVNDGLIVAVGKEKDCDLEGAQTVIDARQTCVAPGLIDSHVHPVFGDWTPRQGQIGWIDSTMHGGVTTMISAGEVHLPGRPKDIVGLKALAITAQRAFDNFRPGGVKVLAGAPVIEKGMVESDFKELADAGVGLLGEVGLGSVKAGYEAKEMVAWARKYGIQSTIHTGGPSIPGSGLIDKDVVLEADADIIGHINGGHTSLPEAHVCELCEKSSRAIEIVHNGNEKVAIAAAKAALELKCPHRVILGTDGPAGSGVQPLGILRMVAMLSSIASIPAELVFCFATGNTAKIRKLNCGLIEVGRDADFVFMDRAQHSPAPGLLESVQLGDIPGVGMVMIDGIVRCGRSRNTPPATEIPVVMSGAH, from the coding sequence ATGGCAGAAATCGCAGCCGGCGGCAAGTCGGGCAAGGTCGTCATCAAGAACATAGGGCTGCTGCTCTCGGGCGACATCGACAAGCCCATTCTCGACGCCGACACCATCGTGGTGAACGACGGCCTGATCGTGGCGGTCGGCAAGGAAAAGGACTGCGACCTCGAAGGCGCACAGACCGTCATCGACGCCAGGCAGACCTGCGTGGCGCCCGGCCTGATCGACAGCCACGTGCACCCGGTGTTCGGCGACTGGACGCCGCGCCAGGGCCAGATCGGCTGGATCGATTCCACCATGCATGGCGGCGTCACCACCATGATCTCGGCCGGCGAGGTGCACCTGCCCGGCCGGCCCAAGGACATCGTGGGCCTGAAGGCGCTGGCCATCACCGCGCAGCGCGCGTTCGACAACTTCCGCCCCGGCGGCGTGAAGGTACTGGCCGGCGCGCCGGTGATCGAGAAGGGCATGGTCGAGAGCGACTTCAAGGAACTCGCCGACGCCGGCGTGGGCCTGCTCGGCGAAGTGGGCCTGGGCTCGGTGAAGGCCGGCTACGAGGCCAAGGAGATGGTGGCCTGGGCGCGCAAGTACGGCATCCAGAGCACGATCCACACGGGCGGCCCGTCGATCCCGGGCTCGGGCCTGATCGACAAGGACGTGGTGCTCGAAGCCGATGCCGACATCATCGGCCACATCAACGGCGGCCACACCTCGCTGCCCGAGGCGCATGTGTGCGAGCTGTGCGAGAAGAGCTCGCGCGCGATCGAGATCGTGCACAACGGCAACGAGAAGGTGGCCATTGCCGCGGCCAAGGCGGCACTCGAACTCAAGTGCCCGCACCGCGTGATCCTCGGCACTGACGGGCCCGCCGGCTCGGGCGTGCAGCCGCTGGGCATCCTGCGCATGGTGGCCATGCTCTCGTCCATCGCGAGCATCCCGGCCGAGCTGGTGTTCTGCTTTGCCACGGGCAACACGGCGAAGATCCGCAAGCTCAACTGCGGACTGATCGAAGTGGGCCGCGACGCCGACTTCGTCTTCATGGACCGCGCGCAGCACTCGCCCGCGCCGGGCCTGCTCGAGAGCGTGCAGCTCGGCGACATCCCGGGCGTGGGCATGGTGATGATCGACGGCATCGTGCGCTGCGGCCGCAGCCGCAACACGCCGCCGGCCACGGAGATCCCCGTGGTGATGTCGGGCGCGCACTGA
- a CDS encoding GtrA family protein: MKLGRQFLSFAVVGVVGLVVDVAVLYLMAPLLGWYGARVVSFLTAATTTWAFNRRYTFAARASAEGAIWREYLGYLVTMLAGAVLNYGAYVLTLHWVEGRWAAALGVAIGSIAGMGANFLSARYLVFRSR; this comes from the coding sequence ATGAAGCTCGGCCGGCAGTTCCTGTCGTTCGCCGTGGTGGGGGTCGTCGGCCTGGTGGTCGACGTGGCCGTGCTGTACCTGATGGCGCCGCTGCTGGGCTGGTATGGCGCGCGGGTCGTTTCGTTTCTGACGGCAGCGACCACGACCTGGGCCTTCAACCGCCGCTACACCTTCGCGGCCCGCGCGTCGGCCGAGGGGGCGATCTGGCGAGAGTACCTCGGCTACCTCGTCACCATGCTGGCTGGCGCGGTGCTGAACTACGGTGCATACGTGCTCACGCTGCATTGGGTCGAGGGCCGCTGGGCCGCCGCGCTCGGCGTGGCGATCGGGAGCATTGCGGGCATGGGGGCCAACTTTCTGTCGGCGCGATACCTGGTCTTCCGCTCGCGCTGA
- a CDS encoding amino acid synthesis family protein — protein sequence MTANIRKLVIQVDETRKEMGQDIAPPTRRAVAIAVIENPYAGRFSENLDELIAIGEELGALLGQKAVKALGIEPGQAQSYGKAAIVGENGELEHAAAILHPKLGAPLRVAVEKGAALVPSAKKRGTLGTAIDVPLGHKDAAFVRSHFDAIEARVSDAPRANEIVVAVAVTDSGRPLPRIGGLQASEIKGEDGLR from the coding sequence ATGACCGCCAACATCCGCAAGCTCGTCATCCAGGTCGACGAAACCCGCAAGGAAATGGGCCAGGACATTGCGCCGCCCACGCGCCGCGCCGTGGCCATCGCAGTGATCGAGAACCCCTACGCGGGCCGCTTCAGCGAGAACCTCGACGAGCTGATCGCCATCGGCGAAGAGCTCGGCGCGCTCCTGGGCCAGAAGGCCGTGAAGGCGCTGGGCATCGAGCCGGGCCAGGCGCAGAGCTATGGCAAGGCCGCCATCGTCGGCGAGAACGGCGAGCTCGAGCATGCCGCCGCCATCCTGCATCCCAAGCTCGGCGCGCCGCTGCGCGTGGCCGTCGAAAAGGGCGCGGCGCTCGTGCCCTCGGCCAAGAAGCGCGGCACGCTGGGCACGGCCATCGACGTACCGCTCGGCCACAAGGATGCGGCCTTCGTGCGCAGCCACTTCGACGCCATCGAGGCCCGCGTGTCCGACGCGCCGCGCGCCAACGAGATCGTGGTGGCCGTTGCCGTCACCGACAGCGGCCGTCCGCTGCCGCGCATCGGCGGGCTGCAGGCCAGCGAAATCAAGGGTGAAGACGGGCTGCGCTGA